AAGCAGGCATTTACTACGACACGCTTCAATCAATTCATGGATGTGATAGCGTCATCCAAACCAACCTTTCTGTTGGCATCAGTGTGAGAAATTCAGCATTCGTCGAAATATGCCCCGGCGATAGCATTCTTATCGGAGGACAATATATCAAGCAACCAGGTGTTTATTACGACACCATCAATGTCGACAATGAATGCAGGCATGTTCTCATAACAGCATTGACTTACCGCCAGAGCTTCAATGTATCTGAATCCAAAGAATTATGCGAAGGTGATAGCATTGTCGTTGGAAATAGATTTGTCAAATCTCAAGGTGTGTATTTGGACACTCTTCGAAGCACGTTTGGTTGCGACAGTATTATTACCACAACTGTTAGAATCAAAGCCAAATCATTGCTTCCTTTCAACTTTAGCGGAAGCTTGCTTGACACACACTGTCTTAACTCCGGAGAAATCGATCTCCCTGAGAATAAATCCGGGTCCGTAAGCTACTCAGGCAATGGAGTCATAAACAACGCTTTCTTTCCAAATATCGCTGGAGCTGGAGAACATTACGTCAAATATGAATATCAACAGGAAGGGAATTTTTGCAGGCTAGCCGATAGTTTATTGCTGACAGTTTCATCATGCACCGGTCTTGAATCGCCTGAAGACAACTTGCTGTCAGTTAAAATTTCTCCTGTTCCGGTAAAAGATATTTTAAATATTAATCTGCTAATCAAAAAAGCTGGAGTGCTGGAAATTGGCATGTATGACTTGCAAGGTAAAAGGCTTCTTAAAACAAAACCTGTAGAGCATTATTCTGGCAAGGCCACTTACGAATTCAATGTAGCGAATTACCCTTCAGGAGAATATATCATAAAGATAAGATTAAACTCCTCCATTATTTCAAGAAAAATAATAATTGAATAGTCCAAATGAAAAAAACGACAAAAGCAATAATTGCGATTCTTCTCTTTTGCGCTTTGGCGCAAAGCTCATTCGCTCAGCTATATTATAATTGGGCTGTTGCAACAGGAGGAACAAGTGACGATCTCGGAAATGCCGTGCAAGTGGATCATAATGGAGCGTCTTTTTTCCTAGGGTCTTTTAGAAATACTGTAAACTTTGATACTAGAGGAGGAGATTTCAATATAACTTCTTCTGGGGGGACCGATGCCTATCTGGCTAAATATGACGAAAATGGAATCTTGATTTTTGCTTTCAAAATAGGAGGGTCAAGCTCAGATTATGGTTATAAACTTGCGGTGGATTCTGATGGAAATGCCGTTATCGTTGGTTTCGCAAGAGGTAATATTGATTTTGACCCGTCCTCAGCCACTCGAAACCTCAATTTAACCAATGGAGGCATCTTCGTTGCAAAATATTCAAATGACGGATCATATCTGTGGGCCAAATCAATGGGGGGAAATATTAGCCTGCCATCATCAATAGCTACCGACTCGGAAAACAATATCATACTTGGCGGAACATATACTGGAACCATTGATATAGACCTCAACTCATCTGTCAGAAATATCACAGCAACGTCGTATCAAAACTCATATGTAGTCAAATGGAATCCTCAAGGAAACCTGCAATGGCATCGCAACTTAGGAGACTCAAGAGCTTCATATGTTTCCGTAAATGTTGTTGGAGCAGACAGCAACGACAATGTTTATTTTAGCGGTTATTATTCTGGAACTTGGAGGATTAATCAATATCTGACCTTGTCATCCACTGCTCATGGAAGCAACAATTCCGCAGGTTTTCTAGTGCAAACCAATCGAAGCGGAGGAGTTAACTGGGGTCGCAACCTCGAAATAGATGGAAGCAACAGAACGCAAAACCCATTTGTTGGCATCTTTGAAATGTCGGTCAGCCCACACAATGATGGAGTTTATGTTGCAGGTCTTTACAGAGGAGCTGTTAATTTTAATCCGCCAAGAGCCAGACAAGGTGAAATTCTCAATATTGGCAATCTTCAAGAAGTTTTTGTAGCTAAATACCAGCGCAATGGACAATTCAGTTGGGTTAAATCGCTTAACGCAGGCCGAGAAATTTCTCCCACAACTTATAAGATTTCAGCAAAATATGATGGATCTGTAATAGTAACTGGTAGCTTTAATGGTACTCTTGACGTTGGAACAACTCTACGATCAGACGGTAACAACCAATTATACTTTGTAGAATATGGTGAAGAGGGCGGACTTCTAAAATCCCAAGTATACGGCTCTCCAGGAGGGCTCTATTTGAATGAGATAACCACAGATTCAAATGACAATCTTTATCTCGCTGGATACTTTAGAAATCAAATGGAATTTGACGGCAATTCCTTCACTTCCAATAATCGTTCATTAGACTTGGCCATAATAAAATTCTCTTCTTGCGATACCATAAGAGTTAATAACAACATTGAAATCTGTCAAGGAGACAGTGTAATGATAGGCTCTGATTATCAAAGTGTCTCAGGAACCTATGTTGAAAGATATACTACTTCGAAAGGCTGTGATAGTATCATTTCCACAGTGCTTACTGTAAACCCTTCATACTCTAATCGCAATGTTATCGAGCTTTGCAACAATGACAGTATTTATCTACAAGGAGAATATAGACAATCAAGCGGTACATATTACGATACACTTAATACAACAAATGGTTGTGATAGTGTCATCATTTCCGTATTAAGCGTTAGTCCGATATTTGAAGAATCAAAAATTTTAAATATTAACGAAGGGGACAGTGCCTTTCTAGGTGGAAATTATCAACTCAACGGCGGTGTATACCGAGATACATTGACTAGTTATTTTGGTTGTGATAGTGTGATTATTACCTCACTCAATGTATTTCCTGTTACTCATACCCTTGTAGAAACAGTGATCTGCGAAAGCGATAGCGCATTTGTCGCTAATACCAGATATGAAACTGAAGAAGGCATGTACACAGACACTCTAAGCAATATCCTTAATTTAGATAGTGTTGTAGTCACAAACCTTATTGTAAACGAGGTATATCGAATAAATCATAATGCCTCGATATGTTATGGAGATAGTGTATATCTTGAAGGAGCATTTCAAAAAGAAGCGGGATTATATATTGATACCCTCAACTCGCTTACGCTTTGCGACAGTATCGTGCGAACTCAATTAAGCATTATACCTATTGACACTACCAGAATATACAGAAGCATCATAAGCGGTGACAGCGCATTGATTGCCGGATTGTACAGAACCGAATCAGGAGAATACCCCCAACGACTTGCAAGTTCGCTTTCCTGCGATAGCATTGTAATAACAACGCTTGATGTCTTGCCTCCATTCATGCATCAACAAGCATATGACATCTGCTCGTATGACAGCATATTTCTAGGAAATGCATACAGAAGAAGAGCTGGAATATATTATGACACGCTAACTGCCAGCCAGGGCGGAGACAGTATAATTGTAAGCACTCTTCATATTATTCCCGAAAAGTCCAGCCAGAATTATTTTAGCATACATCAGGGAGATAGTATTTTCCTAGAAAATGCTTATCAAAAAGAAGCTGGAGTATATATGGACACCACAACTTCATCATTAGGATGCGACAGCATAATTTTCTCTAACCTCACAGTGCATCCTGTAGAATTTACGCTAAGAGATATCAACTTATGCCAAGGCCATCAAATATATGTTGGAGGTGGTTATCAAACACTACCGGGCCAATTTTATGATTCGCTAACATCTTCCCAAGGAGGAGATAGTATTGTTATTACCAACATTAAAATCAAACCGACATACACTAGATATTTAAACATTGGAATTTGTCCTGACGACAGCCTCCTAGTTGCAGGCACATATTATGATACAGCAGGCACATATTACGACAGTTTATTCACAACTG
The Aureibacter tunicatorum DNA segment above includes these coding regions:
- a CDS encoding T9SS type A sorting domain-containing protein, coding for MKKTTKAIIAILLFCALAQSSFAQLYYNWAVATGGTSDDLGNAVQVDHNGASFFLGSFRNTVNFDTRGGDFNITSSGGTDAYLAKYDENGILIFAFKIGGSSSDYGYKLAVDSDGNAVIVGFARGNIDFDPSSATRNLNLTNGGIFVAKYSNDGSYLWAKSMGGNISLPSSIATDSENNIILGGTYTGTIDIDLNSSVRNITATSYQNSYVVKWNPQGNLQWHRNLGDSRASYVSVNVVGADSNDNVYFSGYYSGTWRINQYLTLSSTAHGSNNSAGFLVQTNRSGGVNWGRNLEIDGSNRTQNPFVGIFEMSVSPHNDGVYVAGLYRGAVNFNPPRARQGEILNIGNLQEVFVAKYQRNGQFSWVKSLNAGREISPTTYKISAKYDGSVIVTGSFNGTLDVGTTLRSDGNNQLYFVEYGEEGGLLKSQVYGSPGGLYLNEITTDSNDNLYLAGYFRNQMEFDGNSFTSNNRSLDLAIIKFSSCDTIRVNNNIEICQGDSVMIGSDYQSVSGTYVERYTTSKGCDSIISTVLTVNPSYSNRNVIELCNNDSIYLQGEYRQSSGTYYDTLNTTNGCDSVIISVLSVSPIFEESKILNINEGDSAFLGGNYQLNGGVYRDTLTSYFGCDSVIITSLNVFPVTHTLVETVICESDSAFVANTRYETEEGMYTDTLSNILNLDSVVVTNLIVNEVYRINHNASICYGDSVYLEGAFQKEAGLYIDTLNSLTLCDSIVRTQLSIIPIDTTRIYRSIISGDSALIAGLYRTESGEYPQRLASSLSCDSIVITTLDVLPPFMHQQAYDICSYDSIFLGNAYRRRAGIYYDTLTASQGGDSIIVSTLHIIPEKSSQNYFSIHQGDSIFLENAYQKEAGVYMDTTTSSLGCDSIIFSNLTVHPVEFTLRDINLCQGHQIYVGGGYQTLPGQFYDSLTSSQGGDSIVITNIKIKPTYTRYLNIGICPDDSLLVAGTYYDTAGTYYDSLFTTDGCDSVKVYQVGIYNQPQSSQTLEICSGDSILLHDRYVNAAGIYTDTLSSFQSCDSIVTTTLMVSPNYFSHNNLEICEGDSIYIFGEYRNESGIFYDSLTTINGCDSILMAVLNVQPVFQTMNTESICLGDSIFLGGNYVYNAGLYYDTLTAADGCDSVVITALNVRPKYLVNRSMRICQGDSILLGGKFVSQSGTYYDSLLTRTGCDSIISTQLNITIDQITNVFPKICKGDSILLSGEYRKNPGVFYDTLSSPNGCHQIMAHHLGYFPNPSNERTLTICQGDSLFLSGNYISQEGTYYDTLQSFNSCDSVIITHLQWRRINSADIDFSYFTNTKFCSDTSDLNLPSFDGFTSRYSGLNVVNNRFEVNSAGVGEHEVNYRLSDSFGCDVTGNFNINVQSCIVGIEKLNIDNRFIVYPNPAKDVLYIDMDLNGPIYNLKLEMHDNTGKLVWDMGEYKNLSGKKRLEFNRKKSLESGVYFIHFQTEKEVRAIKIMLL